The nucleotide sequence GTAGTCGTGAAGCATGTCCAGCGGCCTCTTCTTAGCGTACTTCTTGTAGTCCTGGATCGGACAGTTATCTGGGTTGTCAGGCCTGGCAAAGAGGTGTGGAGCTGCCTCCCCTGTAGTTTCCTCTGCACGGAGGTCGTTCTTCCACTCCAGGTACTCCAGCCCTGCCTCATCCTTCCTTAGCACCAGCTGTCCCCAGTACAGGTTCTGGCTCTGATTGTGTGTACTTGCCCCAAACCCCCTAATGATATTTATGAGCATCAGGTGCAAAAAGCCCTGGGGGGTCATCTGACTCAACAGCCCGTTCTTACGAAGGACATCCACGTTTTCATCTGTCAGGTTCTCTAAAATAATCCACTCTCCCGCCCTCTCTTTTTGAGATAGGTGCTGATGCTTTAGTTTTAAGGCTTCCTGAGATGTTCTGAATTCCGCTCCTTTAACCACGCTGTACTCGTAATTGTGATCCTTGAGGTATCTGTCTATGCTGCTCTGAAAGAAGTACAAAGAGTTGGCGGAAAAATCCATGCCGTTTTGTTTCTTTGCGGAAGTGTAGAACCAGGCCAGGTAATTATCGAGGTCTTCAGGTGGCAGCGTGTAGATCTCGCGCACTTCAGAAGGGCAATGTAAAACCAGCCAGTCTCTGAAAATCTTTATGTCGCCAGCATTACGGTTTCTCTTCTTCAGCCCATCTAAAAGATAAGAAACAGCATTGTGGACAGCAAGAACTAGCAAGGAGATCAGCGAAATAAAAGGGGGTACAGCACAATGTTCGCCTTCCTTTTAGAAGTAAGTCAGACGGAGACTGTCACAGACCCCTTCCCTTAAAGCTCTGGTTTTGATTTGTGTTCTCAGCCAGCCCGCACCACTCGACAGCGCTAGTCTGGACAGGACTGCTTCCTGCCTTGTTCCTTCTCGCTTGGCTGGTGAATCTGCATGCCATCAGCTAGGTAAATGTGAGGTATTCTTTCTTTTAGAATCATTTTAATTGGGACAGAATGATTACCTACTGAGATTTCATCACTGAATGGGATTGCGGGATTCACGGGGTGGAAAGCACTGGTGTGAGTTTTATGGGCTATCTCAGACAGCAATAGGACTGGAAACGGGAGCTGTCATCGGTGGCTTGTCCTTACGTTGGCGAGGGGCTGAATGTCAGCCCGGGTGACTTTGGAGCTGGTTCCGTGTGCTCATCAGACCGCGCTCGTGGGACCGCTCACGTACCCAGCCGCTGCGGTCCTGTGCCTGCAGCGCTGGCCCCGAAGCTCGAGCAGCCCAGAACGGACTCGATATCCTTCAGCAATTTGCAGCCACTCTGGCACGTGCTGTACCGTGACGGCAGGGGCCACGCTCGGCTCTGCTAAAATAGCTGGGAGTTGGCCTGTGCGTAGCTCCTGTGATCTGCCTCGGGGCTAAGTGGCATCCATCTCCTATGTTCAAAGCCTTGTACCAGACGCTATGTAAAACATGTTTCAAAGTGTTCCCCTGCACAAAAACCTCTCcagggcaggagagctgctctcattgtgaaataaaaacattaacaaaagtTAGGTGTGTATAGTAAGGAAGTAGAAAAAGACGagtaaaagtgtatttttaaaaaagggttgCCAGGATTCCAGTTGGGTTCTTTCTCAAGTTGCTATGGCAATACCACATCTACCTAGTTCGATGTAGCATGAGAAATTAATTCTTTGGATTGCTGAAAAGCTCCATCTGCTCGCCTGTGACTTTTCCAGGGCTGGAGAGGGGTAGATTAAAAAGGGTTCTAGAGCCAGCATCTAGAAATTCCCTTTCGTACACCGAATTATTTTGTACGTGCTTAGTTGTTATCTTAAAATGCTGTGGCTGGATTGAGGTGGATTCTACTGATCCCCGTGCTGCTGTTCTGGTGTTTTGCCTTTGTTATTGACTGATCTACGTGAAGAGATGAATGGCTTGTAAATCAATACATGCATGCAAAGGCCTCGCTTGAGCCATAAGCCATTTATCTTGACAGAACCAGTGATTGCACAGACGCTCCCAGGTGAATTCCCAGTCCCTTCTGATGATATATGTTGTCAATTATAGAAATAGCGCTCAAAAAACAACTGCACCGGTGTGTATGCGTGTGGCTACGTCAGGAATGAAAACGTAATGCTGAGTGCATTGAGGAAGACGAGTGGTGCTTCAGCGGTACACCCACTGTGGGACAGACAAACCCCAAACGCTCTTTCAGTAAGCTGCTTTCTTTCGGAGGATGCTGGGCTGCGTGGGTATGGCGCGGGTGTCAGGGGGCTCAAACTGAGCGCGTGGGGGTGAGAGGCGTGCTCCTGGCCGCTCCTTCTGTTAGGTGGAGCCAAGGCATTAAGCTACTGGAAGGAAGAGAGATGCTCTGACTTGGATTCAATTTTCAAAGTTTGCCTCCGTGTTTATGCCCCGATACTAGCAGACAAAAACGTAAAAATGACTAGACAGCAGTTTACTTGGTATTAATGTGCAACACCACCTGCAGGCATGCAAATCATAGAGGCAAATGTTGTGGCTCTGCCACAGCATCTTTAAAATCCTgagcatttgcattttatttgagGTGTTTAATCATTAAGTAACGTGTATGTACCTGGCATTAAGGTTCCAGTGCATAACATATCCTAAAACACGATCGTTTATCAAACCAATTTTATTGATAGTTTCTCCACTGCCTGTGAAAGACTAGCATCATTTTGATAATGTCTGCACGCTGCATGCCAGCTGTTCCTTCTCATGCAGACGGTGTCTGTCTTACAGCAGGATTAACACAGCCGCTAGCCGGGCTGTTCTTATGACAGGGAGTCATTTAAAATACCCTCTGTGCATGACTTAGCCTTGGTATTGAAAGCTCCCTGGTGTATCTCGCAAGTTAATGTTTgtgaaattatattttcccctgctccagtaGGATTCTAAGGATAGCATGtaggaaaacaccaaaagctttGGTCCCGTTGCTGTCTCTGGGATTTTTtgtcattgacttcagtgaagcCAGAGATTCAGCCCCAGTTTCTCCATTTCACTGCTTTAAAAGTTACTTCcttgtgcttttttctcttGAGACCAGAGTTCACGTCTCTGGTTCCAGCTTCTCACAGGGATTCTCTCTTAAGTACAGCCAACACACTGTATGGTGATactaaacaaaatgaaagaccGAAGTATTCAAACTGGATATTTTAGGCTGGGCCACAGCCAAGTACACATTTGGGTAGCACAGTAAATGCCATCATCTACTGAAGTGATAGCTGCTTAAGCTAGGAACCTTTTTTAGTCCCTTTTGGTAGAAATAGCATGCCCCCAACcagctgcatttattttgaTGCTACAATACAGATTTTGGCAGCTCTACCAAGTCCCCCTCCAAGTGATTAACAAAACGTACCCACATGCCCGCCAACCCGTCCAGGAATAAAACTCTAGACTAGCTTACTTCTGTTTGAAGACGGATGGTCTGAATTCTTGCCTTCCGGACTCAGTGAGGCTGAATGATGAGGTGTAAGCTCAGATACCGACGGTTTGCTCCCCTCAGGAGGGTTTTCAGTAGCATTCCCACTGAAGCCTGATCCTGGTGTGCCACACTCGGGACAGCACAGGTGGAGTTGCTGCTGGACATCTACAGAGGCTTCAAACTGAAAGAATGTCACAGAGGTGGGTGACTCCAGTTGGGATTTTGCTTCAGCGTTGGAgacagaaatctgttttaacTGTTCTTTTGGTGTTGCTGACCCAGGGGAATTCCTTGCTCTAGAAGTTTCACTTGTGAACTCCACAGGATTAGGAGGACCTTGACACATGAAGCTGCTTTCCAGGATCTTTTGATTGCTTACAGGAGATTTTAGAATAGAGGGAAGAGTTAAGGGTGGCTTTTCTGTGGGGGCAAAGCCAGACGTGGGAGTGGCTGGCTGCTTGATAATTGCCGTCTTCTGATCATGATGCGTTTGCAGATCTACCTCAGCAGTTACGTGGCTAGTTGGTGGTGAGTCTGAAAGAATATTCTGTCTGTCTCCTTGGTTTTCTGCATCTGATATATACTGTTCATCATCAGAGATGATTTGTAGATCTTCATTGCTTCCTAGCTTCACCGTATGTACGTCTGTTTTGATTTCACCTTTGGACGCTGACACGTGCTGTTCTGCTGCAAAGTAGGGTTTCATggatttgctgtttttctggttttctctgGGTGCTGGTTCATTATGTACTATGTAGACTGTGTCATCTCGTTGTTGAGTGACCCCTGGAGATCTGCGATGTGATCCTGTGGCAACAGGGCCTGTTCTAGCCCTCTCAAAAGATGAGGTTACCCTGATTCTTTTTTCACCTGAATTAGCTTCCCTTGATGGAGCCTCGGAGGATGTTagcctctttctcttttctacagcttcattctcttctctgcttctaAAGTGTAATTTTCCACACGGCCAGTGATATGCATGGCCACCCCCACACATCCACAGAATAGAATCGTCTCTGCCGGGATGACCCGAGGTCTGCACCACTTCCAAGGCTGGGATTTGTTTGCATATATTCCCATGAGTGTGTGCCCAGGTGACAAGGTTGGAGAGATCCATGCGAAGTGAACTGACATCGCCGCACCTTTCAGCACTGATGCTCTCGTTCTGCAAAAACATGTTGGGAGAAACTTAAGTGAAAGAGTACGTGCATGACATAGCAGTCCTGGGGACTGTTTCCACCCCTTCTCAACACAGTAATAATTCTAAATCAGTGATCCTTCTAATGATTCTACTTaagtgttctttaaaaataaataagtccACTTTGAAGACCTAGAGGATAATATTTGAGTGTGGTCCTGGAATGAGGAGTTTATAATAGATATTGCATACTTATGGGCTCAGAGTCTTCATCAAGTAGCTCAGCTTAAGAATTTATCACGGCACAGCAGCTGTGCGTGTGTTCTATAGCCACAGCACCGCTGAGATCGACGTTCTCATCGAGTCACCAAGCAGCTACCGTAGCGCCGGTGGTGGGAGGGCACCTTGCTGAAGTGCGGTGCGGTTTGTGGGGCTGAGTCCTGTGATCCAAGCGAGCTTGTACCCACGGACAATTCTGTACTCCCTTATGGAAAATATAACAGGGGGGAGTGTCAGGAATCAGCTTCTCAGTCTCCCACTTCcccacagccagcagggctCGTCGTTCTTTTGACTGTGAAAATGGTAGCGCCGCTGGCACCAAAGGGAAATCGGACAGATGAAGCTGTCTGTAGGATGCTcgtcagaaacagaaaagtggCCCTTGCATCCATGTATctaaaacttgttttaaaagatctattttttttaatgttataacTGATTCTGTTAGAAAGAATCACCTACGGTATCATTTATGCCATAAAATATACTCACCATGCTGCTGTTTTCTATCTCACTGAGGGCTCGTTCGGGTGGACTTCAGTAAGCGACTGTTGGAATATCCTTTCTTTCTCAGAACCTAAAATAATcattgtgtgtgtatatataatatacttATTACATAGTTAAAATCTCTGGCTAGCAGATGCCACTAGTTTTTTCCAATGTTCAGCCCCAAATAAATGCTACTGCAGACCAGGTACCTTTACTAAGGTGAGCAATCCCATTTAGCTCAAATGAACTATATACAGAAAACTTGGTCTATGTAAATATTTGCAGGATTAGCCTCTGGTGTATCAAAattagaaaaactgaaataatacattgaaaagagaatttttaaaaactagGCTATGTGAGATGTTCCTTCTAGCACTGGCACTTTGATTACAGGCTGTGGCTAGCAATCTTTAATTCCACAAACGGAGTgaactgcagaaacagaagTACCAGAAATTGTGAAGCGAGTTCAGATTCTAACATTATCAGACTTTTCAAATACGAAAAAGAGGTAGTTTTCTAACTAAAGAGTTCTTTGCATGTGTAATTCATGTTTACtagagaaaatctgaaattctcCCATCCATTTTGAAAACTTCCTTGTAGTAATCTGGAACAGCATTGTAATTTCTGTGTAACAGGTTAGAGAACAATTGGTGATACCCATTACTGTCGGTATATGTATTGCAACAGAGCCAAGAAACCTGACAGTGCCGTATGTGACTGATACGGCATGCATTTACCGTTCCTAATGGCAGCCCTTACCCCAGGCTGCTTAGTCTATTACTAACTAAAAATTTTGCGGTAAGCGGTGGCAAAAGATGCCAGAATGAACGCACTGGACACGGGAATCTCGTCTGGGCTGGTCCTGCGAGCAGCCCTGGCCCAACGCGACGCTGCTTCCCTCGGCTCTGAGGGCGTGGGTGAGCAGCGCCCCGTGAGCTcgagccccggggccggccgccaGCTCCGTGCGCTCCTCTTCTCCGAGCCAGCTGCGGAGGACGGAAGAAGCCCATCCCAGCTGACAGACGcagcgctgctctgcagcccGTGAATGCGGCGTTTGTCTGCAGGGATTTATTTCATGGACGTGTTCGTTAAACTGAGGGAAAGCCTGCCGGCGCGCAGGCTGGGAAGCGGCTGTACTGCAGACGCCTGTTCGCGTGCCAGCAGCCGAGGCAGAGGCTGTGCCGCTGCCCTTCGTGCAGAGGCTATGCTGGCAGCCTTAGTGCCCGACCTCTGCCCTGCCGTGCTCGCCAGGCCCATGCAGGGCGAAGGGAGGCTGGGATGAGGCCGAGCAGCCCCGTCTGGAGGCCGGGAAGGACGAGCGTGGCCGCCTGGGCTGCCAGCCCCATCTGTGAGGCGAGGTGGGGATGCAGAGAGCATGCGGTGGGAGGAGGCCGTTGTGATCATGACAGACAAAACCCAGTGACCACGGAACTGCTTCTTGGCCAACCTCCCGCGCTGGAGAGCTCCTGGAAGTGTGTTTACACGAGCCCTGCTCGGCCGATCCAAAGCTGCCGGAGACCAGCACGCTGCAGAGTCCCAGCAGCCGAGCTCCGTGGCTCCAGCTGGCAAGGCACTTACGCACACTGGTTGTGAGTACTTCAGTCTGCCGATGCCAAAGCAAAACGTGCTTCACTGGATGCAAAGCCAAAGCGAGGAGGCATGCAGAATTTTCTGGCAAACATTTAATTGTtccaagcagaaggaaaacaaatgccatGGAAGTGGTACGGGCTTCCGAGCTGCCTGTCCTGAGTGAAGCACAGGTAACAACGGCACTGACAAACACCTGCAGAACAAGCAGCGGTCCCTCTGTAACTAGGCAAAGCACAAGCCGAACAGAAAAggcaagaaacaaaagcaaagcatagAAGAAAAGCTCCCTGTACCCTCAGGAGACAGGTCGTGGCACTAAATGTTCCTTTCACCAAGAAAAGCACAGGTCAAACCTCTCGTCACATCAGTTTTACTTCCCGATGAGGACTGAATAGGAGGCATCAGAACCACTCCTGTTTGGGGGTGAAACTGCTGCATGTCAGCAAAGCTCTGGAAAGCCTTCTGCTCTTATGCTAGCATCACTCCGTATGTTCCTTTTTATGGCTTCCTAATGATAGTACAGATAATTTTAGCCTAGAATGCTTTGCTGTCTGCATATGCCAGCTCGTGAAACATGTAAAGccaagattttaaaagaattttctaACTGAAGctgcttgctttaaaaaaaaaaaaatccctgaaaatgTTCTGGGAGCAAAGGCTTGCTCACGGTGAATTTTAAAGCAGCAAATACATTCTGAGCTCAGGAACTGTTAATCTAGGTGTTGTATGGATGTATGGTCACCATGATCTCGCTCCTAATGAGCCCTAGAGAAGAGGGTTGGAAGCCACCTCAGGTGGCCATCTAAGCCAAGAGAAGAATGAGCTTTACCCAGGCTTCTCCTGAGAGATGCTCGTCTTCAAAGCTTCCAAGGACAGGGAATTCACAGCCTGCCGCAGCGCCCTGCTCCTGGGCCTTGCCGTGCTGGACAAAGCTGAACTGAGGGGAGAATGTTTTTGCTCTTCCTGAAGCTAATGATGAGTTTTATCTTCCACTTCAACATGAGCAATTTCTCCCCAAAGAGCTGAACTGCCTGGACAATCTGGCACTTACACTTAGTGTGGGAAAAGGTAATAGAAACGGAAGCTCTGCGTGGTCATGAGGCCGTGAAATTACAGACTTGGCAGATGAACATCTTGATTTCCATCACGGGTGTCTTTACATGGAATGCTTTTATCTCTCCTTATCTCCGAGCACAtgtcttccttttcctgatcccactgaaaaagccttttttctcTTGATATTTAGGTCCAAATAAAAACTCTGGTAATCAGCTAAGGATACTTCTTCAGCCCACTCCTGTGTTCATACTTACATTAGCTGAGAGTACTTCCAGGGACGCTGTGAAGTGGAAGTTTGGATTTACAGTTAGAGCTGAGCGGGGGAAGAAAACCAAACTATGTATTTACCCTAAAGGCTGAAGTGGCATAGTTCTCATCTCTTCGGTCAACAAAAATCAGTCGCAATCACTGCCGCAATGCCTCCAGCTTCAACAAACCTAGGATCCTTACGGGGGAGGCGTTCTGGGCTTGGGGcttgagttttgttttgaaacctCACGTCTGGTTCTGTATCTGTGTGGCTGTGAGCAATGCAGCATTTTAATTGTCTTTCCAGGAGAGGCTCCCATCTGATAATGGACACTGTGTGTGCAGAACCCACACCTTTGTGCAGAAAAACAGGACATTCCAAAGCCGTatgataaatgttttcatttattttttttaaccaatagGTTAAAATTAGTGCACTAATATAGCCTATAGTTAAGCGGATTCATGCTCgctagaaggaaaaagaaaaatgtttaagaaaaacgATCTACAAGATTTTGCTGTCTCATGGTCCTGATCCACACAGTAAGTTTTCAAGATGTTAGCACAATATACGCTTACTTTACTTGGCCACGTTTTCTTGAACACAGAGGTAATTTCAAAGAAGTCTACAGCATTTCAGGAGAGCCCTTTAAACTCAAAACTGACTAAAAGCATTGAAATGCTTCTTCCCTTTTAGGACTTTCTTGTGCCTAGTTTGAGCCGTTGAGGGGGGAGAAATACTCAACCATTTCTGACAAACTTTCTGAAAACCATTTGTTTGTAAGGTTTGTATCTGGAAATCACCTGAAACTTTGtactttttcacatttcagtggACTCATACAGCATTATGCTATGCTGAAGGTTGTCTGAAACCCTCTGTGACACACAGGCTGATGCAAGCAGGATAACTAAATAAAGAAACTAATTGTATAGACACTCCAAGCCCTTTAACCACGGTGTTCCTGTCCCTCCACCCTGTAATAGCCCTAGCTGTGTTTCTCTGAAGTCTTACAAAGTCTGCTTCACAGATTAGAAACCCGAGGCAGGCACAAAGCACGTAAATAGGAGCGCTTTGCCTTTTCAGCTCTAGATAAGACAGTGCAGGAAACTGGAACAATCCCGGTAGGAAAACAACAGGATACAGAACAGCAGTTCTTAAACTTGACTCccacccccttcccccagcATGAATTGTTTGCTCCCGCGCACTTGAGAGACGCTCACCAGAGGTGGAGCAGCACGGGACAGCTGTAAAATGGGTGTACGGGAGGGGACGGGCTGCCAGAGAGCCCTGGGAAGGGGCgagggatgctgctggggcACGTGGTGTCCGGGCAGGAGGGATGACGCTGGGCTTCCCCGCGTCCGCCTGAAAGGAGCAAGGAGggagctgagagcagagcagaagtaGCTCATGGCTGCTAAAAGTCACTGAACTTATCCCACCACTTCTAAGCAAGGGCCTTTGGGGTGGATTAATCATTTCTCAGCACATCGTTCTTCCTGTACTCTGCAATGTCTCTCTCTCCTACCCCTGACTACACCAGAGCCTTCTCAGCACCTCTCCAGCTCTCTTCCTGCTCCACCGTGTCCTTCCACcgttcctcctgctctgcttgcaGAAATACAGTTCCCAAGATGCACTCGCTACAAGGTGGCATCGCTGCATTTCAAGAGATGCTCCTACAAATCAATATCTGATAGTGGGCAGGGTCTAACTGCGTGTACCAGCTCCGAGAGAGAGACTGCTGCTGAACAGCCTACAACAATCACATTCCTTAAACAAGAGTATTTTGGTCTGAAGAActggatgcttttttttcagctgagttCTAATTATCTCTTCTCTTGAGGGTCTGCGTTACAGAGCTGCTGTCCTTGTAATGTAACTGTGAGCTCTGAATCAAGCCTTCCTAGAACAGAGCCAATAaaagcctgcagccagctggcAACGGATTGCCTGGTCCAACAAACAGTAATCAACCACTAAAACCAGACgtagtaaaggaaaaaattaatttgcaaaCACGAGCTGCTATAAATAGGTCCTAATATTTTAGATCCCTGCAGAGAAGTGGGGAAGCCGAAATGCGAGCAGGGCAAATCAGTTACTCGTGCAGAAAATTACGCCACGTTTACGCTAACTGTGCTCCTTATCCTGTTAGCGCCGCCGGCTGTGAGCAGCCTCGCCCCGAGGCTCGGTGGGTCGCCAATCGGGGCCGTTACTTCCCGTAGCGATTTGAGGCGCAGGCTGCTTTcgtttccttctttccccagtCCCTTTACCTTGAACCCTGGCGGTTTCGCGGAGCCTGAACGCAAaaccgggggtgggggggtgggggggtgctCGTGTacggccgggagcggggccgggagcggggccgagAGCCGCCGGCGCGTCCCCGGCAGGGGGGGCTCTGCCGCCGGCCTGcgcggccggccccgccccccgaggccccgcccccggggccCGCCCCCCACCGGGCCGCACCCACGGCGGCCCCGCCCACCCGTCAGACCACGCCCCCACCCgtcgaggccccgcccctcccggcGCCGGGGGCGCTCTCCGGCGgctcggggccggccccggTGGCGTCCGGTGCTCCGgcgccctgcagccccccgcggcccccggccccccgcggccgccccgcagAGCGCGGCCCCCGGCCTGGCCGTGCGGCCCGCGGGGAGCGCGGCCCGGCGGCGAACAAAGGCGCGGTGCCCTCGCTGGGCGCCgccggggctgggctctgcGCTGCTGTCCCGGGacttctgcccccccccgagggCCTTTTCGTGTCAGCCGCACCCGCAGCGAGGGCCCGCCGAAGGGAGCTCCCCGCAGCGTTGCTGCTTCCCTGCCCGCTGGGCCCCAGCTGCAGCGGTGTGAATTTGTTATCAAACGGCATTCGTGGCCAGTCTGACTTGGGACTGAGGCACGGCAACCTCGCGCGTGCACTCGCTTCTTCAGCAACACTGAGCGATTCGAACTCCCGACACCCCCGCTCGCTCCCAGGCGGGGGGATGCCACCTTTCAGAGGCACCTTAAGGCCGCGGTGGCTCGGTGCAGGGGTGCAGCAGTCAGCCTCGCTAGCGACAGGCACGGAGCTGACTCCCGCTGTGTATCTCGAGTGATCGCGAAGGTTTAGGACGTGCTGGTGAGTGGCTCctggcagaggaagaaataaccTTTTGGCAAACAGGGCGCTTTCAGAGGGAAAGCTCCCGCTGTGGGAGTACTTTTTAGCGGCTCAGCGGGGCTCTCAGGCAGACGCAGATGCCCACGGCTGGCACAGGGAAAGCGCATGGAAACACACGCTGTGGCGTCCACGGAAAGGAACGGGGCTCGTGCTTGCACCCAAGGCTTTTGGCTGCGGGCAGATTCATCAGTTTGTGCTATCTGGCTGTGCTGAGAGGACATTTGGGAGCCTTGCAGGCTTTCCACCTTTGCAGCCTTTTTCTACGCAATTTCCTACTGTTGTCTTTGTTTGGAAGTGCCCCCGTGGCCCTTACCTCCGGCACGGTCACTCAGGGTGCTTCAGGAAGCCTCCCATGGAGCACGGCAGCCTAGGGACGGAGGACGAGAATCCCACTAGGACCCAGAGGACAGGGTGGCCTAGGGAATGAGAGAAAGACGGCATTAGTTATTTAGGAAAGTGATCTGAAAGCAATTCGTGCGGGATGGAAGCAATAAACAGAAGGTTCTCTGCCCTGAGAGCTGAGTCTGCAGTCACTTTTTATAGGTTCGGAGGGGCAAGcctgaggcaggagctgggatcGGCGTTATCTGGAGAGGCACCCTAAGAGGCAGCGGCTCCCGGTTTGTCTCCCACTtgagtgctgcattcagcagGAACCGAGTCTCACGGATGAAAAATACCACAGATGGATGGCATCTTGCCTCCTGAAGAAGCAGTAAAACCTAGCGCTGGCACACCTAACCattaatttggaaaagaaaaatatattctggcATAGCATCCTGAAGAGGCTGCCAACCCTCGTCCTGCAGCAGTGATAGCACACTTTCCAAAGTGTGAGCAAGAGCAAATAATGAAGTCCACTCTCCAGATTCAAGCAAAATTTGAGTCAATGGCTGGGTTCAGATCTGGAGTTCTCTGCTGTAATTGCCCTGAGTGCACAAAGGCATTTCTGTACATATGTTTTGGAAACCTCCCCAGGCCTGCACCACAAAGCCAGCTGTCTCTTCCTGGGCCTTCCAGCGCACGCTCTCAGATGGCCACGGCACCAGTGAATGTGTCTTAGAAAATTACCTAGGCTGATGGCTCCCTGAAGCCTAACTGGGTACCTCGAATTAGCTATCTGCGCACGGCTAAGCTTTTGGGAAGGCAGGCCTGCTTGTCAGAGGGCTGCGCTACAGCCACAGCCGTGCTCCTCCACCGACATAAAACCCTTTACTTTGGTGACCACGTGAGTGCTTTAGTCCTCATGGCAAAGCTTGGGAGGGAAAATCCTGCTAGCTGCCTTCAAGTGGTTGCAGAAGTAAGTGGTTAGCTCACAGTACGAAATTAAACACCTTCTCAATAAACGAAGAATTGGTTAATCGAGTCCTGGCCTCAAAGCAAGAAAACGCACGCCGTATGTGCGGGCCAGGTAGCTGCGCATACACTGCAGTTCTGCAGCCTCCCGTGCCCCTGTGTTGCAGCACACCTCCCAGGCCCCTGCCTAACGCTCCTCCAGCGCGGTGCTGTCCTCACGCTCTGCATTCACTGCCCTCGCGTCTGAGCATCTCaccaaatgaaatattaaacatGCTGAAGGATATTATGTTCCTTTGTTCCTCTGGCAACTGAGATCTTGAGTGCTCTCCGTCCTCCCTGACTTCACGTGTCACAGGTTCACGTCTTATTGTTCTTTTAATGCTTGATTTAATACTCCGGAGGTCTCAGTACACGCTCACCTATGCTACACAGGAGCTCTGGCGTACAACCTACTAGACAAGGAGGCGGCTATTTAACGGGCAGGTATTTCTCATCGGCACCCAGCCCCCAAACTACAAAGGTGGGAAGTGCTCCGGGCAGAGGCGGTGGCTGGCTGCACAGGAAGCCGCGTCCGTTCTGTGCCGAGGGCCGTGCCAAGCTGAGCCCAGCGACGGCTCCCAGCGTTCGCCCAGCGGGGCCCTCACTTGCAGAGGCCGGCTGTAACTCCACAAATAATATCAGGAAGTGGCCAGTCTCCGTGTTAAAACACCCGGCTCCAGGATACCGGAGGTAGGTTACTCTTTCTGTTCAGACGCTTCCATCCAGTTCTGTCACGTAAGAGCCACTCTGA is from Anser cygnoides isolate HZ-2024a breed goose chromosome 27, Taihu_goose_T2T_genome, whole genome shotgun sequence and encodes:
- the LOC106049107 gene encoding uncharacterized protein KIAA1958-like isoform X2, translated to MNESISAERCGDVSSLRMDLSNLVTWAHTHGNICKQIPALEVVQTSGHPGRDDSILWMCGGGHAYHWPCGKLHFRSREENEAVEKRKRLTSSEAPSREANSGEKRIRVTSSFERARTGPVATGSHRRSPGVTQQRDDTVYIVHNEPAPRENQKNSKSMKPYFAAEQHVSASKGEIKTDVHTVKLGSNEDLQIISDDEQYISDAENQGDRQNILSDSPPTSHVTAEVDLQTHHDQKTAIIKQPATPTSGFAPTEKPPLTLPSILKSPVSNQKILESSFMCQGPPNPVEFTSETSRARNSPGSATPKEQLKQISVSNAEAKSQLESPTSVTFFQFEASVDVQQQLHLCCPECGTPGSGFSGNATENPPEGSKPSVSELTPHHSASLSPEGKNSDHPSSNRNGLKKRNRNAGDIKIFRDWLVLHCPSEVREIYTLPPEDLDNYLAWFYTSAKKQNGMDFSANSLYFFQSSIDRYLKDHNYEYSVVKGAEFRTSQEALKLKHQHLSQKERAGEWIILENLTDENVDVLRKNGLLSQMTPQGFLHLMLINIIRGFGASTHNQSQNLYWGQLVLRKDEAGLEYLEWKNDLRAEETTGEAAPHLFARPDNPDNCPIQDYKKYAKKRPLDMLHDYDPLYLSPKPLYSMWDQVWYCRKSLTKAKMEKMLKVIIQQVKGTEKKAKK
- the LOC106049107 gene encoding uncharacterized protein KIAA1958-like isoform X1, which translates into the protein MFLQNESISAERCGDVSSLRMDLSNLVTWAHTHGNICKQIPALEVVQTSGHPGRDDSILWMCGGGHAYHWPCGKLHFRSREENEAVEKRKRLTSSEAPSREANSGEKRIRVTSSFERARTGPVATGSHRRSPGVTQQRDDTVYIVHNEPAPRENQKNSKSMKPYFAAEQHVSASKGEIKTDVHTVKLGSNEDLQIISDDEQYISDAENQGDRQNILSDSPPTSHVTAEVDLQTHHDQKTAIIKQPATPTSGFAPTEKPPLTLPSILKSPVSNQKILESSFMCQGPPNPVEFTSETSRARNSPGSATPKEQLKQISVSNAEAKSQLESPTSVTFFQFEASVDVQQQLHLCCPECGTPGSGFSGNATENPPEGSKPSVSELTPHHSASLSPEGKNSDHPSSNRNGLKKRNRNAGDIKIFRDWLVLHCPSEVREIYTLPPEDLDNYLAWFYTSAKKQNGMDFSANSLYFFQSSIDRYLKDHNYEYSVVKGAEFRTSQEALKLKHQHLSQKERAGEWIILENLTDENVDVLRKNGLLSQMTPQGFLHLMLINIIRGFGASTHNQSQNLYWGQLVLRKDEAGLEYLEWKNDLRAEETTGEAAPHLFARPDNPDNCPIQDYKKYAKKRPLDMLHDYDPLYLSPKPLYSMWDQVWYCRKSLTKAKMEKMLKVIIQQVKGTEKKAKK